Below is a window of Petrotoga sp. 9PWA.NaAc.5.4 DNA.
TTGTACCAATTTCCAACAAGCGTGGTTGGACAAATTACTAACACTGGCTCCCCTAACGCCTTTTCTTCTTTCATTTTCAAGATTACCGATATTACCTGCACTGTTTTACCTAAACCCATATCGTCAGCTATACACACATTGAAACCTTTTTTTAAGTTTGTATATAACCATCTAAATCCTTCTTTTTGATAATTCCTCAATTCTGCGTTAAGAGTAGTTGGTAATCTAACAGGACTAATTTTTCTCAACTCTTCTAAGAACTTTTGAATGTTGTTATCTAAAATAATCGGTATCCCGTTTATTTCTTGAGTAAGTATTACTTTCAAAGTATCAAAATCAGAATCTATTTTTATTTTTTTAACTTTTTGCATCATGACTTCAAATTCTTGTGGATCTAAAAATACATAATTTTCTTTTATTTTAACTATTCCCTTTGTTTTTTGCACCAATTTCATAAATTCTTCAAAAGAAATCTCTGATTCTCCAATCAGAACCGTGTAATCAAATTTTATGAGTTGAGAAAGAGACAAATATGTCAATTGAGAATCTTTAGATTTGGCTTTCAACGCTAATTTTGGTCTCAATAATTTTTGAAGAGCTTTAGGGGCCAATATTTCAACATCTAAAAGTTTTAAAATTGGCATTGCATTTATCATGATTTCTGATAATTGTTCGGGTGTGACGCTTATTTGAGGGCTCTTCTTTTTCAAAAACTCACCGAAAAACTCCGCATATTTGGATATTGTAGCTATTTGTTTAAGTACTTCTGATTTTCCATCTTCTTGACTTTCAAAAAAGCTTTTTATGTCTTTTAAAGTGTCGAAAGGACTGTCTTTTCTGTAAATATCAAGTGAGAGGTTGAATAACATTTGTCCCAATTCTTCTATACTAATCACCAATTGGTATTTACTTTGTTTTAATAGTAACGGTTCTAAATAATTTTTGATACTTGTAAAAGTGCGTTTTTCCTCGAACTTTAGTGCTTTATATACTTTAGATTTAAAAAATACTTCCGTTATCTTATTTTTTTCTTTAGGTTCGTAATACTTATTTATTAAGTATCTGAGATATTGGGATATAAGATATTCCACAACCTTTTCTTTTTTCAAGTATTGACCAATTTCATTTTTTACTATACCTTCTGGAACAATTGATTTTAAATAATTAAGATTATCAGTAATAGACTCATTAAATTCAATCGGAAAATAACCTATGACAAAATCTTCATCGTTTAATTTTTCAGGCATAGGAATAAAAGCTTTCATATCTATTAGCTTATACACAAATGAAAATAAATTTTTTAAAAATAAAGATTTTTCATTATCTCCATTTGTTTCAGTAAGAGACATAGAGTCGAATAAATCAAAAAAATCTTCTGACGAAACAAGGTAATATTCCTTTTGTTTTTGATAATTAATTTCTTTTAACGGTTCTCCTTTTAATAATATGTTTGGGTTCAAAAGAGAATATATGACTTCTATCTGTGTTTCTTTGAAATAAGGCTTTAGTTCTTCATTGATCTTATTGTTTTTATAAACAGCTTCACGTAACTTTTCGTACATTTCCAAAAGAAGTGCTTTAAAAGATTTTCCGTCGTAGAAATAAGCTTCCTCTGGAAGTAAATTTATCACTTTTTGAATATCGTAAATCTCATCAATAAGTTCTGGCTTTTCTATTTTTTCGGAACTTTCTTTATGATAATCGTCAGTAAATATGTGATCATAAGATTTTTCTGTTTCTTTAGCTATTTCTATTAACTCATCCTTTTTCATTCCATGCATTTCAAAAATCAAAAAAGGATCTTTATCTATTTCATCAGTGATAATATAAAATACTGCGGCCAGATGCTTACAGGGATTAGCCCAATCAGGGCACGAACAGTAAGCCCCTATATCTTTCCATTTTTCTGGAAACAATTTTATTCCCATTTCTTTGGTTATATCAAAAAGTTCTTGTGGAAGAGTTCCTGTAAGTAATATGGCCGAAAGATCTATTCTATCATGAAGTACTTTTTTAATTTTTTCTTTTTCTTCTTCACTAAACGGTGTCAAAGAAATAACTTCTTTGTATGGAACTGGTCTGGTACCTTGAACTCTTGCGACAATTTTAGAATTTTTCTGAATTTTTATATCGAGAACAGCTCCTTTTTTCGCATAACTTCTTCCTCGAGGTAATCTGTTAGTATCTCTATCAATCTTTTCAAGGGCTTCTACCCATTTTTTCCCCCACCATGTTTTACCAAATACATACTTACCGGCCATGCTTCTCTCCTCATTTTAACAATAAAATCTTTTTAATAAAATAGGGAGCAAAACGCTCCCTATTGGTCAGCCTCAAAAATTTTTGGATTAGAAGGAATAAAACAAAACTTTTGTGGTGTATTTTTTCCAACTAAAAGTCTAATCCGCTCTCCTTTAAATTCACACTCAACTATTTTGTGCGAAGAATCATAAATATATGTTTCTACAGTAATTGCCTCAAAACCATTTTCTACAACTTTTACTTCTTCTGGCCTAAAGCAAAGTTTATACTTCCCGTTTTTATCGTTAAATTTTAATATATCAAATACGTTGCCTTGTTTGATTTCAACGTCTATTGTATTCAATCCTAATCTTGAAGTAAGCCCCATAACTTTTAAACTATTTGGGTTGTTATATACTTCAAACGTTTTTCCAAACTGTAAAATTTCTCCGTCATCTAAAATTGCTATATAGTTACTTATAGCTAAAGCATCCTCTGGATCGCTAAAAACGATTATCGTTGTTTTTCCTAACTCAATAATAAATTTTTTTAGAAGTGTTCTCATCTGTACGTGAAGCTTTCTATCTAATTGGCTTAAAGGTTCATCAAGAAGTAATAACTTACATTCATGTAATTTTTCTCTTCCTATGGCTATTAATTGTTTCATTCCTTCTGGCAACTCTTTTGGTTTCACTTCTAAATAATTTGGTAAACCATCAAGCTCTTGCGCTGCTTTTGATGCCACCTCGTACACTTCTTTCTTTTTCTTTCCACTTATATACAACGGGAAACCAAGATTCATTCGAGTATCTAAATGAGGAAAAATTGCATAACTTTGAAAAACAAATCCTACTTTTCTATCTTTGGAAGGATAATCTTCTATCCTTTCATCTCCTAAAATTATATAACCTGAATCGATTTTATTCAAGCCAGCAAGTGTTCTTAAAAGAACAGTTTTTCCAGAACCAGAAGAACCTAAAATTGATAAAACTTCTCCCCCACTAATTTCAAAAGAGATGTTTTTAAGACGAAAGTTTCCTATGTGTGCGTTGAGATTTTCGACTTTTAAAGAGTCTTTAATTGAAACTGCTACCATCTTTTTCACCTCCCTTCATTAAAAATTAAAGAAAAGAAAGTGAACTCATTTACATTAAAATTATACACCCTAATCATAAAATTTTTAAATTAAACGAGTAATTATCTATATTTCTTTACATTGCAGTTGCGGGGACATATTCAATGTATCTAAAACTTTTTCAAGTAAAATGCCTTCTCTTTTTGGATATTTGTAACCGTGACTTGCTCTCAAACACATAGTAACAAATTGTGTGGCCCTATCTATAGCGATAGGTAAACTGTCACCGTTTAAAATACTTCCCACGATTACACTTGTAAAAGCATCTCCCGTACCTGGATACAAGGCATGAATATAATCGTTTGTTACCTTCCAAAATCTTCCATCGCTTTTATCGTACGCAATTACTCCCGTTCTTGATTTATTCTTTTGAGGAATACTTGTTATAATAACTATTTGTGGACCCATATCAGATAATCTTATTAACCAATTTTTTAATACTTTCTCACTAACATTTTCATCAAATTTTTCTCCTAATAGAAAAGATGCTTCCGTAAAATTGGGGGTTATTAGATTTGATTTAGAAACTAATTTTTTCATCTCTTGAACTAATTCGTTTGTAATTGTTGGATAAAGCACTCCATCATCACCCATAACCGGATCTACAACAACTAATGTATTACCATTTTTTGAAAAATATTCGATAAAATCTATAGTAATATCTATTTGCTTTTCAGAACCTAAAAAACCACTATAGATTGCATCAAAACTTAAATCTAATTTTTTCCAATGATCTATATATTCTTTCAAATAGTTTGTTAAATCTAAGAAAGTGTACCCTTCAAATCCGCCCGTATGCGTAGACAAAATAGCGGTAGGAACAGCACATACTTGTATCTTCATAACTGATAAAACAGGAATCGCTACATTTAAAGAAGCTTTACCAAATCCTGACAAATCATGAATAGCTGCTACCCTTTTTATTGGCTTCTCGTTCAAGGGATTTTCCTCCTCATTGTTTTCCCAATTTATTATATTCTATAGCTATTTCTGCTCCAACAATTGCATTATTTAAAATTAACTCAATGTTTGCTTCTAAACTTTCTCCTTTTGTCAATTCTTTTATTTTAGAAAGTAAAAAAGGTGTTAATTCTTTACCTTTTATACCTTTATCTTCAGCTTCATTTATTGCTTGATCTACTATTTTATTGATTGTTTCTTTATCCATCGAATATTTCTCTGGAATAGGATTTGCTATCAATATTCCACCTTGTAATCCTAAATCCCATTTCGCTTTCATTATTAGGCCAGCTTCTTTAGCCGAATCTATTCTATATGGGACTTTTATACCACTTCGTCTTGAATAAAAAGACGGTATCTCGTCGGTTTGATAACCAATCAAAGGAACACCAAATGTTTCAAGGTATTCTTTTGTAAGTTCTAAATCTAAAATTGCTTTAGGACCAGCACAAACTACAGCAATGTTAGTTTTTGCAAGCTCTTGCAGGTCTGCTGAAATATCAAAGGTTTGTTGGGCTTTCCTATGTACCCCACCTATTCCTCCTGTTACAAAAACTCTTATATCTGCTAAATTAGAAATTATCATTGTAGCAGCTACAGTTGTCGCAGCGTTTAATCGTTTAGCGATTATAACAGGTAAATCCATCCTGCTTGCTTTTAAAACATCTTTAGAACTACCCATAAACTCTAATTCTTCTTCAGTTAACCCAACTTTTATTTTTCCATTTATTATTGCGATTGTTGCTGGTGTAGCTCCTTTGCTTCTTATTATATTTTCAACATTTTTTGCTACGGTTATATTTTCAGGATACGGCATACCATGCGAAATTATCGTTGATTCTAAAGCTACAATTGGCTTTTTTTGTTCTAATGCTTGGAATACTTCATCTTTAACTTCAAGATATTTATAGAATTGCAATTAAATCACCTCAAAATTATTATTTTTATTAATTTTAAAAAGATCTATACATAAAACCCGCATAAATCTAAAAGCTTACTTTTTAAAAAATCTATTTCTAAAATTCTTAATTATTATTTTATTAAATTATAACACGTAAATAAAAGAAGGGTTATTTGGAAAAAGTGAAGGAGATAAAGAGATCTGTTACCTTTTCTATAATATTTAATCTTAAATCAAACTCTCTTATTATAATTTTTCCAAAAAGTTTTTATAAGCTTGAGAAAAAGTCGGTAAAACTCTTTCAAAGTTTTTTACAATTAATCCTTTATCTACAAATTTTTTGTAGACATCTTTAATCAAATTTTCATCATCAGTCCATATTTTTATTGTTGCCCCTTCAATTGAGAACTTCTGGGAGTTAGGTAAATTGTTCAAAATTTCTTCTAATTTTTCTTTTTCTATCTCTTTCATCAATTCGATTACATAACAAGGTTCATTTTGTGTGATATCTTGTAATTGTTTTGTTGTTCCTTCAAAAACAATTTCACCTTTATTTATCATGATTATCCTATCACAAAGACTTTCGACAACGTAAGGATCATGAGTAGCTATTAACATTGATGTTCCTTCCTTTTTTAGCTTCCTCATATATTCTATTGTTTCTTCCTTTGAAGCTATGTCTAATCCGTCCGTTGGTTCATCCATTATTAGTAGCCTTGGAGAATGTATAAGTATAGTCAAAAGTTTTGCTTTTTGTTTCATACCTTTTGAAAAGATACCTAATTTCTTTTTAAATACATCTTGCAAATCAAACATCTCTAAAAGTTCTTCAACGATTGAATTATCTTCAACCTCATGAAGTGTTTTAAATAGTTCAATATATTGTTCCAAAGTTAATTGTGGGTATACCTGAGCACCTTCAGGTAAGTAACCCATCTGTCCGTAGATCTTTTCTCTTTCCTTCTTATCTAAAGGATTGTATTCAAAAATTTGAATATTCCCCTTTGTAGGATAAAGAATTCCTAACAGTACTCTAACAAGGGTTGTCTTACCGGCTCCGTTTGGCCCTACTAAACCAACACTTTCACCTTGGTATGTGCTTAAAGAAACATTATGCAACACAAGTTGTTTATTATCATAAGTAAAATCAATATTAGATGCATCAATATGCTTATTCACCTTTAATAACCTCCTCTACACTACGAAATCTTTAATTTCTATGTTTCTTACAGATAAAAAGAGACATAATAGCGAATAAACTAACAAAATTGGAATTAAAAATTTAAAAAATATGCCAGTGTTTTTTATAAGAAACGACAAACTAAATAACAAAATTGGGAGAACTATAAGAAATATAATTAAAAGTATCTTTCTTAACAGATCCACTTTTGTAAAAATTACACCTAAGGTAACTCCCAACGACGCAAAAATTATAGTAATTAACAATACATATAACCACACAGAAATATTATCGTATTGCACATACAAAGGTAAGGTTAACAATGTAAACACAATCAAATAGGTATAACCGATAACAATTCCAAAAAACACACCATTAATCCATTTAGAAAAGATATATTCAAATGGTTTGATCCCTGATGTTAATACCATTTCAGCTGCTCTAATTTGTTTATCTATTAAAAGAAAACCAAAAGGCAAAGTTAAAGCTGTTACCCCTCCGCCTAAAAAAGCCATTTGTTGTAAATATATATTATAATAGAACTCCGAAAGTTGAGTAAAACGAGTGATAAGTCCATATAAAAAACCAAAACCTAAACCAAACATAAAAAAGTACATTAAAACCAATATTTTTGAGCATAACAAATCTGTTTTTGCAATTGCCATAACTTTCTTTAGCATAAAATCATCTCCTTTATCTAATAAAATCTTTAATTCCCAATATTTTTTATTGATAAAAACAACCATAGAAGTGCGTAAATAGTTAAAATGATAAGGGAAAATTTTAATATCAAATCAAGGTTTAAATGTTGGAGAATTTCTATACTTCTTAGATATTCTAAATTACTTATTATATAAAAAGCAAGAATTAAAATTAGAATGACTAGAAAAGAAGTGGGAACTTTAGAAATGAGAGTTTTCAGAAAATAATCTTTTGAATTTAAAATGGGCCCAGGGCGGAGTCCTCCCCCCTTCTTTGGCTACACATAGCGAAAAACTAAAGAAATTAAGAATCAGTAAGAATTAGAACACGGTATAACTGCTATCAATAAAACTAAAAGAATCTTTAATAAGATTCCATTCTTTGCAAACATTATTCCTAATACTACACTAAATGCTGAAAATGCTATAGCTACTAAAATTACATTAACCCAAATATCCAAACTTCCATATTGTGCGTACAAGGAAGTAGTTAATGAAATAAAAATGACTAAATAACTGTAACCAGTAATTATTCCAGAGATTATACCTTAAAACCATTTAGCAAATACGTACTCTTTTGGCTTCAACTTTGTTGTTAAAATCATCTCAGAAACCTGGAATCTTTTTTCTTGGGAGATACTATAAGAAGGGATAGCAAAAGATAATGATGCTTAAAAAATTACTCCGCACCGTAACCATAAAAATAAAAATTTTGAGTTTAGAAAATCTGTTTTAATTAAAGAAATAATTTTTTTGATATAGAAATTCACCTCTTTGCCATAAGAATATCCAAAAAGTCGAAAATCTCTTGATATAATCCATATTGAGTTTGAGTTGGAGGAGAACCTGGATCTCCTAAAACAGCATTACTTACCAAGTAAGAATCTGATAAAATAGCGATTTGTCCAGAACCAAAGGATTTTTTTTAATTTGTACATTATTATTTTCTATTTTTTGTTCATTTTGGTATTGACTTTTACACAGCCTGAACTGATTATTCTTGTCCCCACCCAATATTTAAAGCAAAATTATCTTTGCATCTTTTGGAATGTGTTCTGTGCGATGAGTAATCATAATGCCAAAGGTTTCTGAACCTAAGATAAACTCTAAAGAAACTAAAATTTGATTAATGGTTAAGTCATCTAGTGATGCAAAGATTTCGTCCAATAAAAGTATAGGTTTCTGTCTATAAAAAGCTATTGCTAAACATCTTCGAGAACGTTGCCCTTGAGACATTTCCTTTCCATTATCGTGCATAACTGTGTCGAATCCTTCTGGAAGACTGGCCACATAATCATAAATTCCAGCCTTTTTGCTTGCTTCAATAAGTTTTTGTTTATCAGCATTTGCTTCAAATGCAATATTCCCGCCTATGATACCATTAAAAACATATGGATTTTGAGAAATATAGGTAATCCATTTTTAATTCAAAGGTATTCTCTGATTCTTTTGGTATTTCTAAATATATGCTTCCATAATTTGCCGAAAGTAAACCAAAGAAAGTCTTGAATAAAGTTATTTTTCCTACCCCACTTCTTCCCTATATATATGTCATTTTACCAGATTTTGCTCGAAAGGATAAATGTTCTAAAAGAGGTCTATTTCCCCCAAATAAAATTTTCAGCTTCATAAGATTTAATTTCAAAAATATGATCAAATACATCCTCTGTTGATTTATTTAGTTTTGAGACATGCTGTTGAAGTTTTTTAGTCTCAATTTCTAGTTTTTTCCCAAAACGTTATATAACTTCTGAAAGCAAAAGAGTTAGTAAAAAGCTATCAGTATAAGGCGGATATCAAAATTAACCACATAGCCGAGTACAAATATTAAGGATAAGATACTAGATACTATTTCTACTTTTTTATACCCACTAAATTGAAGGAATCGTTTAAATCCGATGTAAAAGAGTCACTAAGTCTCCATGAATAAATGAATTAAGATTTGATGGAGATATTTCACTAATCCTTTCATAAAAAAGGCTTCTCAATATGTGTGCAATATTACAATAATATTTTTTGTTCCATCGTTTAGTTATACAGCCAGCAATCAGCATAATAAGTCTAAAAACAAAAAAACATGGCTAAACTAAAAATAATTTGATGCGCATTTCCTTTCCGCAAATCTTCTTTCAATAGTATTAGATAATAAACACTTAATAGGTAGACTATTGATTGGAATACTTTTAATGTAACAATAGCAAAGAAATAACGTAATTCTCCCTTTAATATTCTTTCTATGGTAAAAACGTTTTTTCTTATACTTTCTTTAGCCCCTATCATTTCCCCCCCTGTTTCGTAGAATTATCTTTTAATGCCTTAATGATTCAAAATATTAATTCCTATTTACTTATTATCATATCTTTTTTCACTTGTTTTAACTCAAAATCTTCTCCTTATCTTTTTCTGCATAAAATAAGGCTAATATTCCTGAAATTACAAAACTAATAAATAAAACAGTGAAAACTAATAAATCAAATTTAGGAAAGTTTATTGCAATTATTACTCCAAACATGATAGCAATAGTGAAGATAGAAGAAAGTTTATTATATCTATACCAAATACAATAACCTTCAACTAAAATACAGGCAATTGTCCATACGATAGCAGCAATAGCACATAAAATATAACTCCATCCCCCTATTATGATTATCGCTGGTAGTGAAAGAAGAAGAATAATCGTTCCAATTAATCCACCCGTTAATCCTCTAATCAACAAAATTGTCCTTGCACTTGAAATAACTAAAAAATAGTCTATTAACTCTTTTGACTTGTCTATTCTTCTAAATTTATCTGATTGAACAAACAAGGGTACTGTTACAATTAAAAGTATGGGAAGATAATTTAAAAAAGACAAACCGATATATTTTGAGATGACAAGTAAAATATATATAATGATAGAAATTGATATAACAACAAACCAAAGTGGTTTATTTAATGATTTAATCTCTAACCAAAAAATATATTTCATTGTTTAATCACCGCCTTTTCTTTATCCAAAAATACTCCAATTAGGATGTCTATCATAAAAAAAATTAAAATGGAAACCGAAGTAAAATGAATCCACGAAATATTTATTTGTCTGATAAGCTGTAAAAAAGGAAGTATGATAATAGACATAAAAAAGAATATCAAATAGATAATTCCATAGACCCATTGAACTTTTAATGAGAAAAGTAGGTAAGTAGAATTACTCAAAGCGATGAGGAAACCTAGCACACATGGTATTAATAAAATGTAGAAAAAAACAGTAACAGTAAATGAACTTTTAAAAATCAACAACATGATTAAAGCAAGTATTAATGAACTTGGAATAACAAAAAAAGTTGACATTAAAGCTCCGAAAAGACTAACTGATAATACATAACCATTAGGACTTATTGGCATAGCTAAAATGTAATCAAACATTTCTCTTTTCCAATCTTCTTTGAAATTAGTGGCTGAACTTGCTACAAATAGAGTAGAACTGATCAGAAAAAAGAATAATCCATTCCACGGGTTTGAATCATCTAATAAGCTCAATAATATAGAGAAGAGTGAAAAAATAACTATATACATAGCACAAAAGATCTTATTTAAATTAGGAGTCTGCTTAAATTTTCTAATATTACGTTTAAATTCACGCCAAAATATAGCTTTAAGCATCTCTTTTTTTCTCCTTTCTATAAACATCTTCAAGAGTTGTCTGCACTTTGTCTATACTCTTTATTTCTATATTTTCCTTAGAAATAACATTTATAACATCAGATATCTTCCCTGTCATAAGTCTTATGAAAATCCTTTTTTCTTTAGAGTCATAAGAAGTAAAACCATACATCTCTAAGGATCTTAATAATGAATTTGGTGCTTCATCGTTTATAATTATCTGGTAATCTTCACTCTCGTTTTTTAAAATATTTTCTATTGAATCCATTTTCACGATCTTTCCATTGAAAATAAAAATAACCTTATTACATATTTGCTGAAGCTCGTATAGGTCATGAGAACTTATCAACATCGGGATTTTAGTTAAAGTAAGCTCTTTGATAAGATCCCTTACCAGAAGTTTTCCATCTACATCTAACCCACTTGTTGGTTCATCCATTATTATAGCTTTTGGTTCTCTTAAGAATAAACGCGCAATAGTTAATCTTTGCTTCATACCCCTTGAAAATGTTTTAACAAGTTTATTTCTAACGTCGTAAAGCTCAACTTTTTTAAGAATGTTATCTATATTACTAATTTTTGCATGATATACCATTGAATAAAATTTAAGATTTTCATAAGCTGTTAGATCGTCATCTACCCCCGGATGATCCAATACAAAATCGATCTTCTTTCGAGCGTTCAAACTTGAATAAGGATTTTCACAGAAAACTTTTACTTCACCAGCAGAGGGTTTCAGAAGTCCGAGTATAAGTTTTATAGTTGTCGTTTTTCCAGCTCCGTTTGGTCCTACATAAGCAATAACATCTCCTTCTTGCATGTCGAATGAAATGTTATCTAAAACTTTTGTTTTTCCAAACTTTTTTTCAACGTTATTGAGAAAAATCATCGAACCACCTACCTTTATGTGGATGCGATGCTCTTTGTCACAGCTAGGGTGTGGCAGCAGACGGGGTAGTTTAACCATTTTAAATTCAAATGCTTATTTTTAGAAAATCTTCTTTATAAACGTTCCTAATCTCTTCTAACATGGTTCCAATTAATTCTTACTGTTCTTTGCTAAAGTAAAGTCCGTCATAACTTACCTTTTTATTTTTAATGTATTCTCATATTACATTTAACAAGATTGTTAATATTAAAAATTAAACCCGAATCATTATCATATATATATAAGTTTTCTTCATTAATCTGATATCTTAGAAAATTAGACATTTTGTTCACTCCAACTGTTTTGCTTTAACATCAAATTTATTGTTCTATTGCATATGTCATTAAAATAGTCGGAGTGGTCTATTATTATGCATATTTTTTCACATAATTCTGTCCCTATAAACGTTTTAATTAACTCTCTTGTTTCTTTATCTAAATGTGCAGCTGCTTCATCAAAAATAAATAAATCAGAGGAATCTGATTTTATAAGTGCACGCGCTATTGCTACTTTTTGTATTTCTCCTCCAGAAAGCTTTACCCCATTTTCCCCTACTAAGGTCTTATCCTTTAAAGGAAGGTTATCTATAAACTGCTTTAACCCGGATTTTTTTAGTGCTGTCTCGTATTTTTCCTCACTTACGTCTCCTACTATTTTTATATTGTTTTCTATGGTATCGTTGAATAAGAATATTTTCTGTGAAACTATTGATATTCTACTTCTTAAAGATCTTTTTGAAAGGTTTTTCAACTCTATAGAATTTATTAAAATTTCACCATCATAATTGCCATATAAACCTAATATCAACCTTATGATTGTAGACTTTCCACTACCATTGGGTCCTTTCAAAAGTAATTTATCCCCTCTTTTTGTTTTTAAATTAAAATTATTTAATACATTCTCTTTCCCATCAGGATATCTAAATGTCACATTTTTCATTTCTATATTATTTATTTCGTTTATTTTTATTTTGTCGGATGTTTCACTCTCTTGTGGATACTTTAAGAAGAAATCCTTGATTCTATCAAGAGCTACAAAAGCTGGTTTGAAAGTAAACATACTTAAATTCCAATTGATTACTGGAGCATATAATTTTCCAAAATATCCGACAAATGCCATATAAGTTCCTATTGATAAACTTTCTTGGAGGACACCTTTTCCACCTATATAGAGAAGAAGAACACTTACAATTGAAGAAAGAAGAATAATAGCTTCAGAGCCAAC
It encodes the following:
- a CDS encoding ABC transporter ATP-binding protein, with the translated sequence MIFLNNVEKKFGKTKVLDNISFDMQEGDVIAYVGPNGAGKTTTIKLILGLLKPSAGEVKVFCENPYSSLNARKKIDFVLDHPGVDDDLTAYENLKFYSMVYHAKISNIDNILKKVELYDVRNKLVKTFSRGMKQRLTIARLFLREPKAIIMDEPTSGLDVDGKLLVRDLIKELTLTKIPMLISSHDLYELQQICNKVIFIFNGKIVKMDSIENILKNESEDYQIIINDEAPNSLLRSLEMYGFTSYDSKEKRIFIRLMTGKISDVINVISKENIEIKSIDKVQTTLEDVYRKEKKRDA
- a CDS encoding ABC transporter ATP-binding protein; this encodes MNVKNTQLVKFVFNYIKPRIKLFIISFLFLIGLSLISLLPPYVTKLAFDEGIMMKNLSILTKYVLILVVIYILKSIFNYLSSALFTIVSQNTLFEIKKDLTNHIMKLPLEFFSNSESGYIVSRFGEVDSLSPLFSMQSFKLILSIFEFIGAMVIMFLMNVKLTIILVLIIPVFYLITKTFETTFGKLTSQTMEKAATFHGKFQQSVSGVEEIKRMNLEDKETEKINKINKDYVKSSIKYSILLSVGSEAIILLSSIVSVLLLYIGGKGVLQESLSIGTYMAFVGYFGKLYAPVINWNLSMFTFKPAFVALDRIKDFFLKYPQESETSDKIKINEINNIEMKNVTFRYPDGKENVLNNFNLKTKRGDKLLLKGPNGSGKSTIIRLILGLYGNYDGEILINSIELKNLSKRSLRSRISIVSQKIFLFNDTIENNIKIVGDVSEEKYETALKKSGLKQFIDNLPLKDKTLVGENGVKLSGGEIQKVAIARALIKSDSSDLFIFDEAAAHLDKETRELIKTFIGTELCEKICIIIDHSDYFNDICNRTINLMLKQNSWSEQNV